In Melopsittacus undulatus isolate bMelUnd1 chromosome 6, bMelUnd1.mat.Z, whole genome shotgun sequence, the following proteins share a genomic window:
- the MCOLN2 gene encoding mucolipin-2: protein MMAQSDLDLKETALKEDLKFYFMNPCEKYRARRQIPWKLALQILKILMVTTQLVFFGLSNQLVVSFKEENTVAFKHLFLKGYSGVDEDDYSCSIYTQQDAYDSIFYVINQYRQLKNVSLGTLGYEHEGSGLKICKQQYKKGTMLPSNDSLNIDVSTETECIFLKPQELAGKKAELKLNSSFFSLEFYRLIQVEISFKLKGIALQTIHARELPDCYAFQNTITFNNRAHSGKIKIYFDSDTDIQECKDWHIVSSVLQKNTQYILAFDGFVILSCFASLILCTRSIVLAMKLQKRFVTFFLEKYKRHVCHADRLEFINGWYVLVIISDVMTIIGSILKMEIKAKNLTSYDVCSILLGTSTLFVWVGVIRYLGYFQTYNVLILTMQASLPKVLRFCCCAGMIYLGYTFCGWIVLGPYHEKFEDLNTVAECLFSLVNGDDMFATFAQIQQKSMLVWMFSRLYLYSFISLFIYMILSLFIALITDSYDTIKKYQQNGFPVTDLHEFLKDQGSVGYGKERTSMPLVCCCGRQQSDDNLILIN from the exons ATGATGGCTCAGTCAGATTTAGATCTAAAAGAGACCGCTTTGAAAGAGGATCTGAAGTTCTACTTCATGAACCCATGtgaaaaatacagagcaagACGTCAAATACCATGGAAACTGGCTTTGCAGATTTTGAAGATACTTATGGTTACTACGCAG cttgtgttttttggtttgagTAACCAGCTGGTGGTCtctttcaaagaagaaaacactgttgCTTTTAAACACCTCTTCCTGAAAGGCTATTCTGGAGTTGATGAAGATGACTACAGCTGCAGTATATATACACAACAGGATGCTTATGATAGCATTTTTTATGTTATTAACCAG tACAGGCAACTAAAGAATGTATCCCTGGGGACCCTTGGTTATGAACATGAAGGATCAGGTTTAAAAATCTGTAAACAACAGTACAAAAAAGGCACAATGCTCCCTTCCAATGATTCACTGAACATAGATGTTTCTACTGAAACAG AATGTATCTTTTTAAAGCCACAGGAGCTAGCTGGTAAGAAGGCTGAACTGAAGCTGAACTCCTCTTTCTTCAGTCTTGAATTTTACAG GCTTATACAGGTTGAAATCTCCTTCAAGCTGAAAGGCATTGCCCTACAGACCATCCATGCCCGTGAATTGCCTGACTGCTatgcatttcaaaatact ATAACTTTCAATAACAGAGCCCACAGTGGGAAAATCAAAATCTATTTTGATAGTGACACTGATATTCAGGAGTGTAAAGACTGGCACATAGTTAGCTCTG TTCTCCAGAAAAACACTCAGTATATTCTAGCCTTTGATGGATTTGTCATTTTAAGTTGCTTTGCTTCTCTCATCCTTTGCACACGATCTATTGTTCTTGCCATGAAACTACAAAAG AGATTTGTGACCTTCTTCTTGGAGAAATATAAGCGTCATGTCTGTCATGCTGATCGCTTGGAGTTCATAAATGGATGGTATGTCCTGGTAATTATCAGTGATGTGATGACAATCATTGGGTCAATcctaaaaatggaaataaaagccaAG AACCTCACAAGTTATGATGTCTGCAGCATTTTACTTGGAACATCAACTTTGTTTGTCTGGGTTGGAGTCATCAGATACCTGGGATATTTTCAAACCTACAAT gtgcttattttaactatgcAAGCATCATTGCCCAAAGTGTtaaggttttgttgttgtgcTGGAATGATTTATCTTGGCTATACTTTCTGTGGTTGGATTGTCTTGGGACCTTATCATGAGAAG TTTGAAGATCTGAACACTGTGGCTGagtgtctgttttctttggtCAACGGTGATGATATGTTTGCCACGTTTGCTCAAATCCAGCAGAAGAGCATGCTGGTGTGGATGTTCAGTCGGTTGTATCTGTACTCCTTCATCAGTCTGTTTATATACATGATCCTCAGCCTGTTTATTGCACTCATTACTGACTCTTATGACACCATAAAG AAATACCAGCAAAATGGGTTTCCAGTAACAGATCTCCATGAATTTCTGAAAGACCAAGGCAGTGTTGGTTACGGAAAAGAAAGGACTTCCATGCCACTtgtctgctgctgtgggag acaACAGAGTGATGACAACTTGATACTCATTAATTGA